Proteins encoded within one genomic window of Anopheles gambiae chromosome 3, idAnoGambNW_F1_1, whole genome shotgun sequence:
- the LOC133393818 gene encoding uncharacterized protein LOC133393818, translating into MFKYVIVLLALIAAVLAAPKPQYLLAPASYSYSESYRQPAAATVYSSGAYIPTAYTTSYAAPAVYSAPYPAAYVY; encoded by the exons atgttcaaatac GTTATCGTTCTGCTGGCTCTGATTGCCGCCGTGCTTGCCGCGCCGAAGCCTCAGTATCTGCTCGCACCGGCCTCGTACAGCTATAGCGAGAGCTACCGTCAGCCAGCGGCGGCTACGGTGTACTCCAGCGGAGCCTACATTCCGACCGCTTACACCACTTCATATGCCGCTCCGGCCGTATACAGCGCACCCTATCCGGCCGCTTATGTGTACTAG